In one Methanobrevibacter arboriphilus genomic region, the following are encoded:
- the fbp gene encoding fructose-1,6-bisphosphate aldolase/phosphatase, translated as MKTTISVIKADVGSISGHLVAHPALLETCDEVLGKALEDGLLEDYYITRCGDDIDMIMTHRNGEENEEVHETAFNAFMKATELARELKLYGAGQDLLSDTFSGNIKGMGPGVAEMEFKERPSDPVIVFCCDKTEPGAFNLPLYRLFADPFNTAGLTIDPSMHDGFKFEVFDVIEHRKVMLSCPEESYDLLALLGSTGRYVIKRIFKKNGEIAASMSTERLNLMAGSYVGKDDPAAIVRAQSGFPSAGEVVEPFAFPHLVSGWMRGSHNGPLMPTAQYDANPIRFDGPPRVIGLGFSIADAKLGLPVDLFDDPAFDRTRQQASDIADYMRRHGPFEPHRLPSEEMEYTSLPGVLEKLESRFEKME; from the coding sequence ATGAAAACAACTATTAGTGTAATTAAAGCAGATGTTGGAAGTATTTCTGGTCATTTAGTAGCTCACCCAGCTTTACTTGAAACTTGTGATGAAGTTTTAGGAAAAGCTCTTGAAGATGGCTTATTAGAAGATTATTATATAACTCGTTGTGGAGACGATATTGATATGATAATGACTCACAGAAATGGTGAAGAAAATGAAGAAGTTCATGAAACTGCTTTCAATGCTTTTATGAAAGCTACTGAGTTAGCTAGAGAATTAAAATTATATGGTGCTGGTCAAGATTTATTATCCGATACTTTTTCAGGTAACATTAAAGGTATGGGTCCTGGTGTAGCTGAAATGGAATTTAAAGAAAGACCAAGTGATCCTGTTATTGTTTTCTGTTGTGATAAAACTGAGCCTGGTGCATTTAACTTACCTTTGTATAGATTGTTTGCTGACCCATTTAATACAGCTGGACTTACTATTGATCCTAGTATGCATGATGGATTTAAATTTGAAGTATTCGATGTTATAGAACATAGAAAAGTAATGCTTAGTTGTCCTGAAGAATCATACGATTTACTTGCTCTTTTAGGTTCCACTGGAAGGTATGTTATTAAAAGAATCTTTAAAAAGAATGGTGAAATTGCAGCTAGTATGAGTACTGAAAGATTGAACTTAATGGCGGGTTCTTATGTTGGTAAAGATGATCCTGCAGCTATTGTAAGAGCACAATCTGGTTTTCCATCAGCTGGTGAAGTTGTTGAACCATTTGCATTCCCTCACTTAGTTAGTGGATGGATGAGAGGTTCTCATAATGGTCCTTTAATGCCAACTGCTCAATATGACGCTAATCCTATTAGATTTGACGGACCTCCAAGAGTTATTGGTTTAGGTTTCTCTATAGCTGATGCAAAATTAGGATTACCTGTAGATTTATTTGACGACCCTGCATTTGATAGAACCAGACAACAAGCTTCTGATATAGCTGATTATATGAGAAGACATGGTC